A single genomic interval of Seriola aureovittata isolate HTS-2021-v1 ecotype China chromosome 10, ASM2101889v1, whole genome shotgun sequence harbors:
- the LOC130176572 gene encoding uncharacterized protein LOC130176572, whose protein sequence is MSANTFSSKLRSLLEKSPLGSNTVFGFILVGLEKLLEMEFACPCDSNHNVRLVVSLFINPAILAFVLMMRIQGCECEGKTSLKQWIKLVLSSLVPPFLWWILLLSDGQYIACAKSSQSGRFVVVDNASRQKLCTPYNGNSSQELIHTQKTYARSQEAGMWALISITIISVILMLIEPCSKTQGNVPP, encoded by the exons ATGTCAGCGAACACCTTCAGCTCTAAACTGAGGAGTCTATTGGAAAAGAGCCCTCTTGGATCAAATACTGTTTTTGGTTTCATCCTCGTTGGCTTGGAGAAGTTACTGGAGATGGAGTTTGCATGTCCTTGTGATTCCAACCACAATGTTCGACTTGTggtttcattattcattaatcCTGCCATCCTGGCCTTTGTGCTGATGATGAGAATCCAGGGATGTGAGTGTGAGGGTAAAACATCTTTGAAACAGTGGATAAAACTTGTGCTTTCCAGCCTTGTTCCCCCCTTTTTGTGGTGGATCCTCCTGCTTTCGGATGGCCAGTACATTGCCTGTGCAAAGTCATCCCAGTCAGGAAGGTTTGTAGTGGTGGACAATGCTTCTCGACAGAAATTGTGCACACCGTACAACGGCAACTCATCACAAGAGTTAATCCACACCCAGAAAACCTATGCCCGTTCTCAG GAAGCTGGAATGTGGGCTTTGATCTCTATCACCATAATATCAGTTATATTAATGTTAATCGAACCTTGCAGCAAGACCCAAGGAAACGTACCCCCTTGA
- the LOC130175765 gene encoding UDP-glucuronosyltransferase 2C1-like — MKVPHSSLLTFALLLNHLSSVSGGKILVFPLDGSHWVNMNVLIEELHAKGHEVTVVRASDSWYIREKSPFYTSVTLPGTSGFEENFETFLSPQLEIRLQGKPTSFWSHIWTGIQIQQMVINQFNQFHNRMSEMIVQMFEDENLMRSLHDAKYDVVLTDPGIGVGAMLARRLQVPLVFNVRWTIQGEAHFLIAPSPLAYIPFTATELTDSMTFPQRIKNVLSYILGMYTLSYITEPHYKPVVLQYFGPDVDYSTFFLDADIWLMRNDFIFEFPRPTMPNIVYMGGFQCKPAKLLPADLEEFVQSSGDHGVIMMTLGTLVGKLPQDVAEEIAAAFAQLPQKVIWRYIGQRPAGLGNNTLLVNWLPQNDLLGHPKTRVFVTHGGTNGVQEAIYHGVPIVGLPLFFDQPDNLSRIRAKGGAVILDIATLDRHVFADSLMTVLYKSSYRESMQTLSRLHRDQPMKPLDQAVFWIEYVIRHKGARHLQTQSNKMSWFVYNSVDVIAALLTVVLVIIFTCISIVRLLWRMIFVGRKVKHE; from the coding sequence ATGAAGGTGCCTCATTCATCTCTGCTCACATTTGCTCTACTGTTGAATCACCTATCCAGTGTATCTGGGGGCAAGATCCTGGTGTTCCCATTGGATGGAAGCCACTGGGTAAACATGAACGTACTCATAGAGGAACTGCATGCCAAAGGCCATGAGGTCACTGTGGTGCGAGCGTCAGATAGCTGGTACATCAGAGAAAAGTCTCCCTTCTACACCTCTGTCACCCTTCCCGGGACAAGTGGCTTTGAGGAAAACTTTGAAACCTTTTTGTCCCCACAGCTGGAGATCCGGCTTCAGGGTAAGCCTACATCTTTTTGGTCTCACATCTGGACTGGTATTCAGATACAGCAGATGGTTATTAACCAGTTCAATCAGTTCCATAACAGAATGAGTGAAATGATCGTTCAGATGTTTGAAGATGAAAACCTGATGCGTTCCCTACATGATGCCAAATATGACGTGGTTTTGACTGACCCTGGAATCGGCGTAGGGGCCATGCTGGCACGTCGACTCCAAGTTCCTCTGGTTTTCAATGTCAGATGGACCATTCAAGGAGAGGCTCATTTTCTTATTGCGCCTTCACCTCTAGCATACATTCCTTTCACGGCAACAGAGCTAACAGATAGCATGACTTTCCCTCAAAGAATCAAGAATGTTTTGAGTTATATCCTTGGGATGTACACACTATCATACATAACAGAACCTCACTACAAACCTGTGGTTCTGCAGTACTTTGGTCCTGATGTGGATTACTCAACGTTTTTCCTAGATGCTGACATATGGCTCATGAGGAATGACTTTATCTTTGAATTTCCACGTCCCACGATGCCCAATATAGTCTACATGGGTGGATTTCAGTGCAAGCCCGCAAAGCTGCTGCCTGCGGACCTGGAGGAGTTTGTCCAGAGTTCTGGAGATCATGGGGTGATTATGATGACCTTAGGAACCTTAGTCGGGAAGCTTCCTCAAGATGTCGCTGAGGAGATTGCTGCGGCCTTTGCTCAGCTGCCTCAGAAGGTTATATGGAGGTACATAGGACAAAGGCCAGCAGGCCTCGGCAACAACACATTACTGGTCAACTGGTTGCCACAGAACGACCTCTTAGGACATCCCAAAACTAGAGTCTTTGTGACCCATGGAGGCACCAACGGGGTTCAGGAAGCAATTTACCATGGGGTTCCTATAGTTGGACTTCCTTTATTTTTTGACCAGCCTGATAATCTCTCCAGAATCAGAGCAAAGGGAGGAGCAGTGATTTTGGATATTGCCACGCTTGATAGGCACGTCTTTGCAGATTCACTGATGACAGTTCTTTACAAGTCCTCTTACAGGGAGAGCATGCAGACACTCTCGAGGTTGCACAGAGATCAGCCCATGAAACCACTGGATCAGGCAGTGTTTTGGATAGAATATGTCATAAGGCATAAAGGAGCCCGTCATCTACAGACGCAGTCCAACAAAATGTCCTGGTTTGTTTACAACTCTGTTGATGTCATTGCTGCTTTGTTGACAGTTGTTTTGGTCATAATATTCACCTGCATTTCAATTGTAAGATTACTGTGGAGAATGATCTTTGTCGGGAGAAAGGTTAAACATGAATGA
- the LOC130176021 gene encoding ubiquitin-conjugating enzyme E2 Q2-like isoform X2: MSVSGLKAELKFLESIFDPNHERFRIIDWKPDELSCQFNVTGEKLLIIHCNITESYPSTPPIWFVDSDDPSLAEVLERLEDVRKGSTLLLQQLKRLICDLCRLYNLPQHPDVEMLDQPLPAGPITQERKHGPSDEVTSEEEEEEEMGEDIDLDQDLDHYDMKEEEPVDGKKSEDDGIEKENLAILEKIRKNQRQDHLNGAVSGSVQASDRLMKELREIYRSQSYKTGIYSVELVNDSLYEWHVKLRTVDPDSPLHSDLQVLKEKEGVDYILLNFSYKDNFPFDPPFVRVVSPVLSGGYVLGGGALCMELLTKQGWSSAYSIESVIMQINATLVKGKARVQFGANKNQYNLARAQQSYKSLVQIHEKNGWYTPPKEDG; the protein is encoded by the exons ATGTCGGTGTCGGGGCTGAAGGCCGAACTGAAGTTTTTGGAGTCAATTTTTGACCCAAACCACGAACGATTCAGAATAATAGACTGGAAACCCGATGAACTCAGTTGCCAATTCAACGTAACAGGGGAGAAGCTGCTGATCATTCACTGCAACATCACG GAATCCTACCCCTCAACACCCCCAATATGGTTTGTTGACTCTGATGATCCTAGTCTGGCTGAAGTGTTGGAGCGTTTGGAGGATGTGAGAAAAGGCAGCACATTG cttcttcagcagctgaaGCGGCTCATTTGTGATCTCTGTCGCCTTTACAACCTGCCACAACATCCAGATGTAGAAATGCTCGACCAGCCTCTACCTGCTGGTCCAATTACCCAAGAGCGAAAG CACGGGCCATCAGATGAGGTGACatctgaagaggaagaggaggaagaaatggGAGAG GACATTGACTTGGACCAAGACCTTGACCATTATGACATGAAAGAAGAGGAGCCAGTAGATGGAAAAAAGTCAGAAGATGATggaatagaaaaagaaaatctggcCATCTTGGAGAAAATTCGTAAGAACCAGAGACAGGATCACTTGAAT GGTGCAGTCTCTGGCTCGGTGCAAGCTTCAGACCGCCTAATGAAGGAACTCAGGGAGATCTACAGATCACAGAGTTACAAGACAG GTATTTATTCAGTCGAACTAGTCAATGACAGCCTTTATGAATGGCATGTCAAGTTAAGGAC GGTAGACCCAGATAGTCCATTACATAGTGACTTGCAGGtcttaaaagaaaaggaaggagtgGACTACATTCTGCTCAATTTCTCTTATAAA GATAATTTTCCTTTTGACCCACCTTTTGTACGGGTTGTCTCACCTGTGCTCTCCGGAGG TTATGTTCTAGGAGGAGGGGCCTTGTGCATGGAACTTCTCACAAAACAG ggcTGGAGCAGTGCCTATTCCATAGAATCTGTCATTATGCAGATAAATGCAACTCTGGTGAAAGGAAAAGCCAGGGTGCAGTTTGGAGCCAATAAG aaccAGTACAATCTTGCCAGAGCACAACAGTCATA
- the LOC130176021 gene encoding ubiquitin-conjugating enzyme E2 Q2-like isoform X1: MSVSGLKAELKFLESIFDPNHERFRIIDWKPDELSCQFNVTGEKLLIIHCNITESYPSTPPIWFVDSDDPSLAEVLERLEDVRKGSTLLLQQLKRLICDLCRLYNLPQHPDVEMLDQPLPAGPITQERKHGPSDEVTSEEEEEEEMGEQDIDLDQDLDHYDMKEEEPVDGKKSEDDGIEKENLAILEKIRKNQRQDHLNGAVSGSVQASDRLMKELREIYRSQSYKTGIYSVELVNDSLYEWHVKLRTVDPDSPLHSDLQVLKEKEGVDYILLNFSYKDNFPFDPPFVRVVSPVLSGGYVLGGGALCMELLTKQGWSSAYSIESVIMQINATLVKGKARVQFGANKNQYNLARAQQSYKSLVQIHEKNGWYTPPKEDG; encoded by the exons ATGTCGGTGTCGGGGCTGAAGGCCGAACTGAAGTTTTTGGAGTCAATTTTTGACCCAAACCACGAACGATTCAGAATAATAGACTGGAAACCCGATGAACTCAGTTGCCAATTCAACGTAACAGGGGAGAAGCTGCTGATCATTCACTGCAACATCACG GAATCCTACCCCTCAACACCCCCAATATGGTTTGTTGACTCTGATGATCCTAGTCTGGCTGAAGTGTTGGAGCGTTTGGAGGATGTGAGAAAAGGCAGCACATTG cttcttcagcagctgaaGCGGCTCATTTGTGATCTCTGTCGCCTTTACAACCTGCCACAACATCCAGATGTAGAAATGCTCGACCAGCCTCTACCTGCTGGTCCAATTACCCAAGAGCGAAAG CACGGGCCATCAGATGAGGTGACatctgaagaggaagaggaggaagaaatggGAGAG CAGGACATTGACTTGGACCAAGACCTTGACCATTATGACATGAAAGAAGAGGAGCCAGTAGATGGAAAAAAGTCAGAAGATGATggaatagaaaaagaaaatctggcCATCTTGGAGAAAATTCGTAAGAACCAGAGACAGGATCACTTGAAT GGTGCAGTCTCTGGCTCGGTGCAAGCTTCAGACCGCCTAATGAAGGAACTCAGGGAGATCTACAGATCACAGAGTTACAAGACAG GTATTTATTCAGTCGAACTAGTCAATGACAGCCTTTATGAATGGCATGTCAAGTTAAGGAC GGTAGACCCAGATAGTCCATTACATAGTGACTTGCAGGtcttaaaagaaaaggaaggagtgGACTACATTCTGCTCAATTTCTCTTATAAA GATAATTTTCCTTTTGACCCACCTTTTGTACGGGTTGTCTCACCTGTGCTCTCCGGAGG TTATGTTCTAGGAGGAGGGGCCTTGTGCATGGAACTTCTCACAAAACAG ggcTGGAGCAGTGCCTATTCCATAGAATCTGTCATTATGCAGATAAATGCAACTCTGGTGAAAGGAAAAGCCAGGGTGCAGTTTGGAGCCAATAAG aaccAGTACAATCTTGCCAGAGCACAACAGTCATA